A genomic region of Colletotrichum destructivum chromosome 5, complete sequence contains the following coding sequences:
- a CDS encoding Putative cyclin translates to MESRSHLTSAELNAAALDHFVYQPVSKSMISYLAGAAYNVISCDSALMPPASAEAHRQQQLPPTPPRTPEPRAVCSEDADLPTLEAFITQLVVSSNVQVPTLMSTLVYLTRLKSRLQPMARGLRCTTHRIFLAALILTAKYLNDSSPKNKHWATYSHANNDFSNFGFSRTEVNLMEKQLLFLLDWDLRITEEDLYRELEPFLAPIRAEIEAKHARRMARRRKQEDEMRRRQEEIYNMAAYPSPPSSRASSRSRQETPDRTRTYSGSSITPPGLCYSSSYGSSISSYAPSVASSRSQSRATTPLDNPADEPYMYVPHGSLYESPVEVHIEHPASTLPKRKPLLPYEISTDELREMQDGTKAKRARMGRGMWGRVFGGAVTVR, encoded by the coding sequence ATGGAGTCACGGTCACATCTTACCTCGGCCGAGCTCAACGCCGCTGCCCTTGACCACTTCGTCTACCAGCCCGTCAGCAAATCGATGATCTCTTACCTGGCCGGTGCCGCCTACAATGTCATCTCTTGTGACAGCGCCCTGATGCCTCCCGCATCCGCAGAAGCACACCGCCAACAGCAGCTTCCCCCGACGCCGCCTAGGACGCCCGAACCCCGCGCTGTCTGCTCAGAAGACGCCGACTTGCCTACGCTCGAGGCCTTCATTACACAactcgtcgtctcctccaACGTCCAGGTCCCGACGCTCATGTCCACCCTCGTATACCTCACCAGGCTCAAGTCCCGTCTGCAACCCATGGCTCGCGGTCTTCGGTGCACCACTCACCGCATCTTTCTTGCCGCGCTCATCTTGACTGCCAAGTATCTGAATGACAGCTCGCCCAAGAACAAGCACTGGGCTACGTACAGCCACGCCAACAACGACTTCTCCAACTTCGGCTTCAGCAGGACGGAAGTCAACCTGATGGAGAAGcagcttctcttcctcctggaCTGGGACCTGAGGATTACTGAGGAGGACCTCTACCGCGAGCTTGAACCCTTCTTGGCGCCCATCCGCGCTGAGATCGAGGCCAAGCACGCTCGCCGCATGGCACGCCGTCGCAAGCAGGAGGACGAAATGCGCCGGAGACAAGAGGAGATATACAACATGGCTGCCTACCCCAGCCCCCCTTCTTCGCGCGCCAGCTCTCGCTCACGACAAGAGACGCCGGATCGCACTCGGACTTACAGCGGCTCTTCCATCACACCTCCTGGCCTGTGCTACAGCAGCAGCTATGGCAGCTCCATCAGCTCCTACGCCCCATCAGTAGCATCAAGTCGCTCCCAATCGCGGGCCACTACGCCGCTCGACAACCCTGCCGACGAGCCGTACATGTACGTGCCTCACGGCAGCCTGTACGAGTCGCCGGTTGAGGTGCACATCGAGCATCCTGCGTCAACCTTGCCGAAGCGGAAGCCTCTCCTTCCTTACGAGATTAGCACCGATGAGCTTCGCGAGATGCAGGATGGTACCAAGGCCAAGAGAGCACGCATGGGTCGTGGAATGTGGGGCCGCGTCTTCGGTGGTGCCGTGACAGTGCGGTAG